The Achromobacter pestifer genome includes a region encoding these proteins:
- the recG gene encoding ATP-dependent DNA helicase RecG has translation MTAAAAASKRSGADNKGAGRAMTDTERKLRNLGLVLPEDFVLHLPLRYEDETRIIPISDLRPGFAGQVEGEITKSEVSYRPRRQLTATLADDSGELQLRWLNFYPSQQKQVSVGKRLRARGEVRGGLFGRQMVHPRMTNADAPLPTALTPVYPSTEGLPQLTLRRAIAQALDRADLSDTLPDEARARYDLPPFEPAIRALHTPAQGESEQALLDRVHPAWRRIKFDELLAQQLSLAAARAARRVKESESLPVRNEAGGLVARLYEALPFKLTGAQERVVQEISADLAKPYPMHRLLQGDVGSGKTVVAAIAAAQAIASGAQVALMAPTEILAEQHFRKLVSWLQPLGVNVAWLSGSLAAKARREAVAAAADGSVQLIVGTQALIQDNVEFHRLGLSIVDEQHRFGVGQRLALTRKGETVRGRIVPHQLNMSATPIPRTLAMTFFADLDVSVIDELPPGRSPVLTKLVSDARREEVIAHIAQAARGGQQAYWVCPLVEESEALELQTAVDTYEAMRVDLPDLRIGLVHGRLPQAEKAAVMQAFRDGEVDLLVATTVIEVGVDVPNASLMVIEHAERFGLAQLHQLRGRVGRGTAESVCVLLYQTPLSQVARERLRAMFETSDGFEIARRDLEQRGPGEFLGTRQSGMALLRFADLETDAAIAEDARDAAVWLRAEHPAAVEAHLARWMRGREDFLRT, from the coding sequence ATGACGGCCGCAGCCGCGGCTTCCAAGCGATCCGGCGCCGATAACAAAGGCGCCGGCCGTGCGATGACGGATACGGAGCGCAAGCTCCGTAACCTGGGTTTGGTGCTGCCCGAGGACTTCGTGCTGCACCTGCCGCTGCGCTACGAGGACGAAACCCGCATCATCCCGATCAGCGACCTGCGGCCTGGTTTCGCCGGCCAGGTGGAAGGCGAGATCACCAAATCCGAGGTGTCCTACCGGCCCCGGCGCCAGCTGACCGCCACTCTGGCGGACGACAGCGGCGAGCTGCAATTGCGCTGGCTGAATTTCTACCCCAGCCAGCAGAAACAAGTCAGCGTGGGCAAGCGCCTGCGCGCCCGCGGAGAGGTCCGAGGCGGCCTGTTCGGGCGCCAGATGGTGCATCCGCGCATGACCAATGCGGACGCGCCGCTGCCCACGGCGCTGACTCCCGTGTATCCCAGCACCGAAGGGCTGCCGCAGCTGACCTTGCGCCGCGCCATCGCGCAGGCGCTGGACCGCGCCGACCTGTCCGACACCTTGCCCGACGAGGCGCGCGCCCGCTATGACCTGCCGCCGTTCGAGCCGGCCATCCGCGCGTTGCACACACCGGCCCAGGGCGAGTCCGAGCAGGCCTTGCTGGACCGCGTGCATCCCGCCTGGCGCCGCATCAAGTTCGACGAGCTGCTGGCGCAGCAGTTGTCGCTGGCGGCCGCGCGCGCCGCGCGCCGCGTCAAGGAATCCGAATCGCTGCCGGTGCGCAATGAGGCCGGAGGGCTGGTGGCCAGGCTGTACGAGGCGCTGCCGTTCAAGCTGACCGGCGCGCAGGAGCGCGTGGTCCAGGAAATCTCCGCCGACCTCGCCAAGCCTTATCCCATGCACCGCTTGTTGCAAGGCGACGTGGGCAGCGGCAAGACGGTCGTGGCGGCCATCGCCGCGGCGCAGGCCATCGCCAGCGGCGCGCAGGTCGCGCTGATGGCGCCCACGGAAATCCTGGCGGAACAGCACTTCCGCAAGCTGGTGTCCTGGCTGCAGCCGCTGGGCGTGAACGTGGCATGGCTGAGTGGCAGCCTCGCCGCGAAGGCGCGCCGCGAAGCCGTGGCGGCCGCCGCCGACGGCAGCGTGCAATTGATCGTGGGCACGCAGGCGCTGATCCAGGATAACGTCGAATTCCATCGCCTGGGCCTGTCCATCGTCGACGAGCAGCACCGTTTCGGCGTGGGGCAGCGCCTGGCGCTGACGCGCAAGGGCGAAACCGTGCGCGGACGCATCGTGCCGCACCAGCTCAACATGAGCGCGACACCGATTCCGCGCACGTTGGCCATGACCTTCTTCGCCGATCTGGACGTTTCCGTCATCGACGAATTGCCGCCTGGGCGCAGCCCGGTCCTGACCAAGTTGGTATCGGACGCGCGGCGCGAGGAAGTCATCGCCCATATCGCCCAGGCCGCGCGCGGCGGGCAGCAAGCCTACTGGGTCTGTCCGCTGGTCGAGGAAAGCGAGGCCCTGGAACTCCAGACCGCCGTGGACACCTACGAAGCCATGCGCGTCGACCTGCCGGACTTGCGCATCGGACTGGTGCACGGCCGGCTGCCGCAGGCCGAGAAGGCCGCGGTGATGCAGGCCTTCCGGGATGGCGAGGTCGACCTGCTGGTCGCCACCACCGTCATCGAAGTTGGCGTGGACGTGCCGAACGCCTCGTTGATGGTGATCGAGCACGCCGAGCGTTTCGGCCTGGCGCAGTTGCATCAATTGCGCGGCCGGGTAGGACGCGGCACCGCCGAATCGGTATGCGTGCTGCTCTATCAGACGCCGCTGTCGCAGGTGGCGCGCGAACGCCTGCGGGCCATGTTCGAAACCTCCGACGGCTTTGAAATCGCCCGCCGCGACCTGGAACAGCGCGGTCCGGGAGAGTTCCTGGGCACGCGCCAGTCCGGCATGGCACTGCTGCGCTTCGCCGACCTGGAAACGGACGCGGCCATCGCCGAAGACGCGCGCGATGCCGCGGTCTGGCTGCGCGCCGAACATCCGGCCGCGGTCGAGGCGCACCTGGCACGCTGGATGCGAGGGCGCGAGGATTTCCTGCGCACCTGA
- a CDS encoding branched-chain amino acid ABC transporter substrate-binding protein: MKPVFRLTPVIAALGVAAGLAFASGAQAQTIKIGVVGPTTGAVTQYGDMVREGVDTAVERINAAGGINGKKLETVVIDDGCEPKQGPVAANRVVNSKIGFVVGHVCSGATIAAADIYNNEGVVMVTPSATSPALTDGKNYEFIFRTIGRDDQQGPAAAKFILDKIKPKKVAVLHDKQSYGQGIATAVKNDLEKGGVAVAVFEGINAGDSDYSAVITKLKSQGVDFVYYGGYHPEMGLLLRQAAEQGVKAKWMGPEGTGNPDINAIAGDAVEGMLLTLPADFTQSAANADIVKAFEAKKRNASGAFQMTAYTATQVIADGIKGAGSDDPTKVAKYLHANSFDTPIGKVSWNKQGDLTNFQFDVFTWHKDGSKTVYK; this comes from the coding sequence ATGAAGCCAGTATTTCGTCTGACCCCGGTCATCGCAGCGCTGGGCGTCGCGGCCGGTCTGGCGTTTGCCTCGGGAGCGCAAGCGCAAACCATCAAGATCGGCGTCGTCGGCCCCACCACCGGCGCGGTCACCCAGTATGGCGATATGGTCCGTGAAGGGGTCGATACCGCGGTCGAACGCATCAACGCCGCCGGCGGCATCAACGGCAAGAAGCTGGAAACCGTCGTGATCGACGACGGCTGCGAACCCAAGCAAGGCCCGGTCGCCGCCAACCGCGTCGTCAACAGCAAGATCGGTTTCGTCGTGGGCCACGTGTGCTCGGGCGCCACCATCGCCGCCGCCGACATCTACAACAACGAAGGCGTCGTCATGGTCACGCCGTCGGCGACGTCGCCGGCCCTGACCGACGGCAAGAACTACGAGTTCATCTTCCGCACCATTGGCCGCGACGACCAGCAAGGCCCCGCCGCCGCCAAGTTCATCCTGGACAAGATCAAGCCCAAGAAGGTCGCCGTGCTGCATGACAAGCAGTCCTACGGCCAGGGCATCGCCACCGCGGTCAAGAACGACCTCGAGAAGGGCGGCGTGGCCGTCGCCGTGTTCGAAGGCATCAACGCTGGCGACAGCGACTACTCGGCCGTCATCACCAAGTTGAAGAGCCAGGGCGTGGACTTCGTCTACTACGGCGGCTACCACCCCGAAATGGGCCTGCTGCTGCGTCAGGCGGCCGAACAGGGCGTGAAAGCCAAGTGGATGGGTCCGGAAGGCACGGGCAACCCCGACATCAATGCCATCGCCGGCGACGCCGTCGAAGGCATGCTGCTGACGCTGCCGGCCGACTTCACCCAGAGCGCCGCCAACGCCGATATCGTCAAGGCCTTCGAAGCCAAGAAGCGCAACGCCAGCGGCGCCTTCCAGATGACCGCCTACACGGCCACCCAGGTCATTGCGGACGGCATCAAGGGCGCGGGCAGCGACGACCCGACCAAGGTCGCCAAGTACCTGCACGCCAATTCCTTCGACACGCCGATCGGCAAGGTGTCCTGGAACAAGCAAGGCGACCTGACGAACTTCCAGTTCGACGTGTTCACCTGGCACAAGGACGGCTCCAAGACCGTCTACAAGTAA
- a CDS encoding RBBP9/YdeN family alpha/beta hydrolase: protein MRLQPIIVPGWKNSGPQHWQSRWMALLPHARRVEQNDWEHPAPGDWIAALATEVNEARSPVLLIAHSLGCLISAALPVPLRAKVAGALLVAPADVERASAPACLRDFAPIPRQSLPFQSVVVASDNDPYCQLERARAFARDWGSRLVIVPGAGHLNADSGLDDWPQGLKLLGALRRRAVWRVSPPPERIAPIPARPLSHQV, encoded by the coding sequence ATGAGACTCCAACCGATCATCGTTCCCGGATGGAAAAACTCCGGGCCTCAACACTGGCAATCGCGCTGGATGGCCCTGCTGCCGCATGCGCGCCGCGTCGAGCAAAACGACTGGGAGCACCCCGCTCCCGGCGACTGGATCGCCGCGCTCGCCACCGAGGTGAACGAGGCCCGCAGCCCCGTCCTTCTGATTGCGCACAGCCTGGGCTGCCTGATCAGCGCCGCCCTGCCCGTACCGCTGCGCGCCAAGGTCGCCGGCGCCCTGCTGGTGGCGCCGGCGGACGTGGAGCGCGCCAGCGCGCCCGCCTGCTTGAGGGACTTCGCGCCCATCCCGCGCCAGTCCCTGCCCTTCCAGAGCGTGGTCGTCGCCAGCGACAACGATCCCTACTGCCAGCTGGAACGCGCCCGCGCCTTCGCGCGCGATTGGGGCAGCAGGCTGGTGATCGTGCCCGGCGCCGGCCACCTCAATGCCGACAGCGGCCTGGACGACTGGCCGCAAGGCCTGAAGCTCCTGGGCGCGCTGCGCCGCCGCGCGGTGTGGCGGGTGTCGCCGCCGCCCGAACGCATCGCGCCCATACCGGCCCGTCCGCTGTCGCATCAGGTCTGA
- a CDS encoding AtuA-related protein, giving the protein MNPLIAVPLYRLAHSRSGDKGDISNLSLIAWDPECYEALAAQVTEARVAAWFAYRHPRRVTRYTLPTLHAMNFVLEGVLDGGVNDALNLDTHGKSLSFRLLDMTVEVSPALAGRLPDIPGDRPAAA; this is encoded by the coding sequence ATGAATCCGCTGATCGCAGTTCCCTTGTACCGCCTGGCGCACAGCCGTTCCGGGGACAAGGGCGACATCTCCAACCTGAGCCTGATCGCCTGGGATCCGGAATGCTACGAGGCGCTGGCCGCCCAGGTCACCGAAGCCCGCGTCGCCGCCTGGTTTGCCTACCGCCATCCCAGGCGCGTCACCCGCTACACGCTGCCCACGCTGCACGCCATGAACTTCGTGCTGGAAGGAGTGCTCGACGGCGGCGTCAACGATGCCCTCAACCTGGATACGCACGGCAAGAGCCTGTCATTCAGATTGCTGGACATGACGGTCGAGGTCAGCCCGGCGCTGGCCGGCCGGCTGCCTGACATACCCGGCGACCGCCCCGCGGCCGCCTGA
- a CDS encoding Dps family protein translates to MAKSPKKTSSVPRINIGISDKDRAAVAGELSKLLADSYTLYLMTHNFHWNVTGPMFNTLHLMFMTQYTEEWNALDSIAERIRALGHYAPGTYREFSKLSSIAEPESVPEALEMVRLLVTANESVAKTARAAFEKADAANDQPTADLLTQRLDVHEKNAWMLRSLLQ, encoded by the coding sequence ATGGCCAAGTCCCCCAAGAAGACCTCCAGCGTTCCGCGCATCAACATCGGTATCTCGGACAAGGACCGCGCCGCCGTCGCCGGCGAACTGTCCAAGCTGCTGGCCGACTCGTACACGCTGTACCTGATGACGCACAACTTCCACTGGAACGTCACGGGGCCCATGTTCAACACGCTGCACCTGATGTTCATGACCCAGTACACAGAAGAGTGGAACGCGCTGGACAGCATCGCCGAGCGCATCCGCGCGCTGGGCCATTACGCGCCGGGCACCTACCGCGAATTCAGCAAGCTGTCCTCGATCGCCGAGCCGGAGTCGGTGCCGGAAGCGCTTGAAATGGTGCGCCTGCTGGTGACCGCCAACGAATCCGTCGCCAAGACCGCGCGCGCCGCTTTCGAGAAGGCCGATGCCGCCAACGACCAGCCCACGGCCGACCTGCTGACGCAGCGCCTGGACGTGCACGAAAAGAACGCCTGGATGCTGCGCAGCCTGCTGCAGTGA
- a CDS encoding LysR substrate-binding domain-containing protein yields MTLTELKYIVAVARERHFGRAAEACFVSQPTLSVAIRKLEDELGVTLFERGGAEVGVTPIGQRIVAQAQKVLEESASIKEIARQGHDPLAGPLRVGVIHTIGPYLLPRLVPVQISRTPQMPLLLQENFTVRLVELLRQGEIDCAIMALPLPEAGLVMQPLYDEPFIVAVPNDHELARRKSIDAQDLKQQTMLLLGSGHCFRDQVLEVCPELSRFSAASDGIQRTFEGSSLETIRHMVAAGIGVTVLPVTAVPEQPPSNSLLRYLPFDGHVPERRVVLAWRRSFPRLAAIEALAQAVYACELPGVKMLTDEVAAVQD; encoded by the coding sequence ATGACTCTCACCGAACTCAAGTACATCGTCGCCGTGGCGCGCGAACGGCATTTCGGCCGCGCAGCCGAGGCCTGTTTCGTCAGCCAGCCCACGCTCTCGGTGGCGATACGCAAGCTGGAAGATGAATTGGGCGTGACGCTGTTCGAGCGCGGCGGTGCCGAAGTCGGCGTCACCCCTATCGGCCAGCGCATCGTGGCGCAGGCGCAGAAGGTGCTGGAAGAAAGCGCCAGCATCAAGGAAATCGCACGTCAGGGGCACGACCCGCTGGCCGGCCCCTTGCGCGTCGGCGTCATCCACACCATCGGCCCGTACCTGCTGCCGCGGCTGGTGCCGGTGCAGATCAGCCGCACGCCGCAGATGCCGCTGTTGCTTCAAGAGAACTTCACCGTGCGCCTGGTCGAGCTGCTGCGCCAGGGCGAGATCGACTGCGCCATCATGGCCTTGCCGCTGCCTGAGGCTGGCCTGGTCATGCAGCCCCTGTACGACGAGCCCTTCATCGTGGCGGTGCCCAACGACCATGAACTGGCGCGGCGCAAGTCCATCGACGCGCAGGACCTGAAGCAGCAGACCATGCTGCTGCTGGGCAGCGGCCATTGCTTCCGCGACCAGGTGCTGGAAGTGTGCCCCGAGCTGTCGCGCTTTTCTGCGGCCAGCGACGGCATCCAGCGCACCTTCGAAGGCTCCTCGCTGGAGACGATACGCCACATGGTTGCCGCGGGCATCGGCGTGACCGTCCTGCCGGTGACGGCGGTGCCGGAGCAGCCGCCGTCCAACAGCCTGCTGCGCTATCTGCCCTTTGACGGCCATGTGCCGGAGCGCCGCGTGGTGCTGGCCTGGCGGCGCAGCTTCCCGCGCTTGGCCGCCATCGAGGCGCTGGCGCAGGCCGTCTACGCCTGCGAGCTGCCCGGCGTGAAGATGCTGACCGACGAGGTCGCCGCAGTGCAGGATTGA
- a CDS encoding LysR family transcriptional regulator, whose protein sequence is MNLSARQLRAFVALAEEKHFTRAAQRCHLTQPAFSALIRQLEDSAGMRLFDRNTRHVELTVEGQVLDATARRLLADMDLVMEDLRDHAARRRGRVALAALPSLAAGWLPGLLARFREAYPGITVDLRDALLDPCLDLVQAGQVDFAVASRRPDMNDLDSEFLHADRYFLVCRADHPLAGAGRARLRDILRYPMIQLARGSSVRKHLDAALGADAPAPVFEVEHLATATGLVRAGLGISVVPAMTLFHFGGADLRIVPLAGKALTRPLYLVRRKGRTLSVAAQALYDLLREHRGDIDSAP, encoded by the coding sequence ATGAATCTGTCTGCCCGGCAATTGCGCGCGTTCGTGGCCCTGGCCGAAGAAAAACACTTCACCCGGGCAGCCCAGCGCTGCCACCTGACGCAGCCGGCCTTCAGCGCCCTGATCCGCCAGCTGGAGGACAGCGCCGGCATGCGGCTGTTCGACCGCAACACGCGCCATGTGGAGTTGACGGTCGAGGGACAGGTGCTGGATGCGACGGCGCGCAGGTTGCTGGCCGACATGGACCTGGTCATGGAGGACCTGCGCGACCATGCCGCCAGGCGCCGCGGGCGGGTGGCGCTGGCAGCCTTGCCTTCGCTCGCCGCAGGCTGGCTGCCGGGGCTGTTGGCGCGCTTTCGCGAGGCCTATCCCGGCATCACGGTGGACCTGCGCGATGCCTTGCTGGATCCTTGCCTGGATCTGGTGCAGGCCGGGCAGGTAGACTTCGCGGTGGCGTCGCGGCGGCCGGACATGAACGATCTGGACAGCGAATTCCTGCATGCGGACCGCTATTTCCTGGTCTGCCGCGCCGACCATCCGCTGGCGGGCGCGGGCCGTGCCCGGCTGCGCGACATCCTGCGCTATCCGATGATCCAGCTGGCGCGCGGCAGCAGCGTGCGCAAGCATCTGGATGCCGCCCTGGGCGCCGATGCGCCGGCGCCGGTGTTCGAGGTGGAACATCTGGCGACGGCGACGGGGCTGGTGCGCGCGGGCCTGGGGATTTCGGTGGTGCCGGCGATGACGCTGTTCCATTTCGGCGGGGCCGACCTGCGCATCGTGCCGCTGGCCGGCAAGGCCTTGACCCGTCCTCTCTACCTGGTGCGGCGCAAGGGCCGCACCCTGTCAGTCGCGGCGCAGGCCCTGTATGACCTGTTGCGGGAGCATCGGGGGGATATCGATAGCGCACCCTAG
- a CDS encoding acyclic terpene utilization AtuA family protein, with amino-acid sequence MSKLPLHIGCASGFSGDRSDGAAAVVRSLIARGGGVLIYETLAERTLALAQLARNADPERGYEPLLDELVGPVLGDCLRHGISIVGNFGAANPAAAARRIAALARQQGLAAPRIAVVHGDALSSDAQRELLRQRLGGALEGLDVVSATAYLGAAEIAEALRAGAQIVVAGRVSDPSLTLGPALAHFGWSMDDWPRLGRATMAGHMLECGLQVTGGYFCVPGLKDVPEVHAAGFPIAQIHADGEFVIGKADGTGGMVDARTVKEQLLYEVHDPARYLTPDVVADLSRAEVAELGGDRVAVRGITGHARPGELKVNVCYRGGWLAEAEISYAGVQAEARARLAADIVRKRLDPALRLRADLIGAISILGDDAGNMLSALPHGHARDVRLRVAAEHMDRKLAESVLREVTALYTCGPAGGGGVRTALRPRLNMLSCTLPRDAVPSGWTFLEDASQ; translated from the coding sequence ATGTCCAAACTCCCCCTTCACATAGGCTGCGCCTCCGGATTCTCCGGCGACCGCAGCGACGGCGCCGCCGCCGTGGTGCGCAGCCTGATCGCCCGAGGCGGCGGCGTGCTGATCTACGAAACGCTGGCTGAACGCACCTTGGCGCTGGCGCAGCTGGCGCGCAACGCGGACCCGGAGCGCGGCTACGAGCCCTTGCTGGACGAACTGGTCGGCCCCGTGCTGGGCGACTGCCTGCGCCACGGCATCAGCATCGTCGGCAACTTCGGCGCGGCGAACCCCGCCGCCGCCGCCCGCCGCATCGCCGCGCTCGCCCGGCAGCAAGGCCTGGCCGCGCCGCGCATCGCCGTGGTACACGGCGATGCGCTCTCCAGCGACGCGCAACGGGAATTGCTGCGCCAGCGCCTGGGCGGCGCGCTGGAAGGCCTGGACGTGGTCAGCGCCACGGCCTACCTCGGCGCCGCCGAGATTGCAGAGGCGCTGAGGGCCGGCGCGCAAATCGTGGTCGCGGGCCGCGTGTCGGATCCATCGCTCACACTGGGTCCGGCGCTGGCCCACTTCGGCTGGTCCATGGACGATTGGCCGCGCCTGGGCCGCGCCACCATGGCCGGCCACATGCTGGAGTGCGGCCTGCAGGTCACCGGCGGCTACTTCTGCGTGCCCGGTCTCAAGGACGTGCCGGAGGTGCATGCGGCGGGCTTTCCCATCGCCCAGATCCACGCCGACGGCGAGTTCGTGATCGGCAAGGCCGACGGCACCGGCGGCATGGTCGACGCGCGCACGGTCAAGGAACAACTGCTGTACGAGGTGCACGATCCGGCGCGTTACCTGACGCCGGACGTCGTCGCCGACCTCAGCCGCGCCGAAGTGGCCGAGCTGGGCGGCGACCGGGTGGCGGTGCGCGGCATCACCGGCCACGCGCGTCCCGGCGAACTCAAGGTCAACGTCTGCTATCGCGGCGGCTGGCTGGCCGAAGCCGAGATCTCCTATGCCGGCGTGCAGGCCGAGGCGCGCGCGCGCCTGGCGGCCGATATCGTGCGCAAGCGCCTGGACCCGGCCCTGCGCCTGCGCGCCGACCTGATCGGCGCGATCAGCATCCTGGGCGACGACGCCGGCAACATGCTGTCCGCCCTGCCCCACGGCCATGCGCGCGACGTGCGCCTGCGCGTCGCGGCCGAACACATGGACCGCAAGCTGGCAGAGAGCGTGCTGCGCGAAGTGACCGCGCTCTATACCTGCGGCCCGGCCGGCGGCGGCGGCGTGCGCACCGCGCTGCGCCCGCGCCTGAACATGCTGTCCTGCACCCTGCCGCGCGACGCCGTGCCCAGCGGCTGGACCTTCCTGGAGGACGCCTCGCAATGA
- a CDS encoding Rid family detoxifying hydrolase, with protein MSKQIIHTDTAPAAVGPYSQAVAVSGTKTVYLSGQIGLEPGTGDLVSENFDAQVRQAFANMQEVIKAAGGTLDNVVKLTLFLTDLGKFAAANAIMAEIIPQPFPARSTIGVASLPKGAQFEVEAILVL; from the coding sequence ATGAGCAAGCAAATCATCCATACCGACACCGCGCCCGCCGCGGTAGGCCCTTACTCGCAAGCGGTTGCCGTAAGCGGCACCAAGACTGTCTATCTCTCGGGCCAGATCGGCCTGGAGCCGGGCACTGGCGATCTGGTTTCCGAGAACTTTGATGCGCAGGTGCGCCAGGCGTTCGCCAACATGCAGGAAGTCATCAAGGCCGCCGGCGGCACGCTGGACAACGTGGTCAAGCTGACGCTGTTCCTGACCGACCTGGGCAAGTTCGCCGCCGCCAACGCCATCATGGCCGAGATCATTCCCCAGCCGTTCCCGGCGCGCTCGACCATCGGCGTGGCCAGCCTGCCCAAGGGCGCGCAGTTCGAAGTCGAAGCCATCCTGGTCCTGTAA
- a CDS encoding Bug family tripartite tricarboxylate transporter substrate binding protein — protein sequence MRIASKGRLALLLAATLPVAAMAQAQFPAKPITFIVPFAAGSATDQIGRAIGQGVTEQTGQAVVIENKPGASAMIGAAAGARAAPDGYTVLITTNTTHAANEHLYKTLTYDPVKDYAPLTLLGKGGQIMVVNPSSQAKTVGEFLAQAKQAPGKLSFGSGSSSSRIAGELLQQMAGVQLLHVPYKSNPLAVTDLLGGQIDMMITDTATGLPQVKSGKLRALGVTGQARSPLAPDVPTIAESGVPGYEMGYWFAAYAPAGTPPDVIKRLNELLVKATASAPAKQFYAQTGTDAASSTPQELATFQQAESKKWGGIIKKAGIQPE from the coding sequence ATGCGCATTGCTTCCAAAGGCCGGCTGGCCTTGCTGCTGGCTGCCACCCTGCCCGTCGCGGCCATGGCCCAGGCCCAGTTCCCCGCCAAGCCCATCACCTTCATCGTGCCGTTCGCGGCCGGCAGCGCGACCGACCAGATCGGCCGCGCCATCGGCCAGGGCGTCACCGAGCAGACCGGCCAGGCCGTGGTGATCGAGAACAAGCCCGGCGCCAGCGCGATGATAGGCGCCGCGGCCGGCGCCCGCGCGGCCCCGGACGGCTACACGGTGCTGATCACCACCAACACCACGCACGCCGCCAACGAACATCTCTACAAGACGCTGACCTACGATCCAGTCAAGGATTACGCGCCGCTGACCCTGCTGGGCAAAGGCGGCCAGATCATGGTGGTCAATCCCAGCTCGCAAGCCAAGACGGTCGGCGAGTTCCTGGCGCAGGCCAAGCAAGCGCCCGGCAAGCTGAGCTTCGGCAGCGGCAGTTCCAGCAGCCGCATCGCCGGCGAACTGCTGCAGCAGATGGCGGGCGTGCAGCTGCTGCACGTGCCGTACAAGAGCAATCCGCTGGCGGTCACCGACCTCCTGGGTGGTCAGATCGACATGATGATCACCGACACGGCGACCGGCCTGCCCCAGGTCAAGTCGGGCAAGCTGCGCGCGCTCGGCGTCACCGGCCAGGCCCGCTCGCCGCTGGCCCCGGACGTGCCCACCATCGCCGAATCGGGCGTGCCGGGCTACGAGATGGGCTATTGGTTTGCCGCCTACGCGCCTGCCGGCACGCCGCCGGATGTCATCAAGCGTCTGAACGAACTGCTGGTCAAGGCCACGGCAAGCGCGCCCGCCAAGCAGTTCTATGCCCAGACGGGCACGGACGCGGCCAGCTCCACGCCGCAGGAACTGGCAACGTTCCAGCAAGCCGAGTCGAAGAAATGGGGCGGCATCATCAAGAAGGCCGGCATCCAGCCCGAATAG